One segment of Halococcus salsus DNA contains the following:
- a CDS encoding DUF5518 domain-containing protein, protein MPDLNPRRRFDSGWKYGLVGGLISIPLTVALSTWTGSNLDQPATGILFGAMLAGYLAANASRRAANAGVLAGLVGGVPAGVWAIGWLLGFPDGPIVVWSNPLPEVAFLLLAVVALIAFSLGVGAVGGLLGGWLSKTIHPRPERGVGS, encoded by the coding sequence ATGCCCGATCTGAATCCTCGCCGCCGGTTCGATAGCGGGTGGAAATATGGCCTCGTCGGTGGACTCATCTCGATCCCGCTCACGGTCGCGCTCTCGACGTGGACGGGCTCGAACCTCGACCAACCGGCCACTGGGATCCTGTTCGGCGCGATGCTCGCGGGCTACCTCGCGGCGAACGCTTCGAGACGGGCGGCCAACGCCGGGGTTCTCGCCGGTCTCGTCGGTGGGGTTCCAGCAGGCGTATGGGCCATCGGGTGGCTGCTCGGGTTTCCCGACGGACCGATAGTGGTCTGGTCGAACCCGCTCCCGGAGGTCGCGTTTCTCCTGTTAGCGGTGGTCGCGCTGATAGCGTTCTCGTTGGGTGTTGGGGCGGTCGGCGGCCTCCTCGGCGGGTGGCTCTCGAAGACGATCCACCCGCGTCCCGAGCGCGGTGTCGGTAGCTAA
- a CDS encoding GIDE domain-containing protein, whose amino-acid sequence MIDFVYSLVIADLVLPTDPGKQLLLTVALLVSLGAFGYGLMELRMVYRMYTTRTNTVASAANHPGVVELKGTVRIESDSLRAPFTDTECVVYKYEIEELRRDDGGSNWETIDAGDERVPFRIEDDTGSVLVEPDGARLRLDAQRVFRNRPGEEPSSTITQGLSALSSIEIGGFSIKASNDRRYTEYRLDPGESVYVLGPARSDPTVSDSAGEINAVIGRTSRQGLIERATNRVLGRSPFLLADGTEQAALSRVVRRSLFGLTSGTIILATVLIVFSI is encoded by the coding sequence ATGATTGATTTCGTGTATTCGCTGGTCATCGCTGATCTGGTATTGCCAACGGACCCCGGAAAGCAACTGCTGCTTACGGTTGCGTTGTTGGTCAGCCTCGGTGCGTTCGGCTACGGACTCATGGAATTGCGGATGGTTTACCGGATGTACACCACACGGACGAATACAGTTGCCTCCGCTGCCAATCACCCAGGTGTGGTTGAGCTCAAGGGTACCGTCCGTATAGAGAGTGACTCGTTACGCGCGCCGTTCACAGACACTGAGTGCGTCGTGTACAAGTACGAAATCGAAGAGCTCCGTCGTGACGACGGTGGCTCGAATTGGGAGACGATCGATGCGGGGGATGAACGCGTCCCGTTCCGCATCGAAGACGATACGGGAAGTGTGCTCGTCGAACCTGATGGTGCACGCCTTCGACTCGATGCGCAGCGAGTATTTCGTAACCGTCCTGGCGAGGAACCATCCTCGACCATCACTCAAGGCCTCTCTGCCCTCTCCAGTATAGAGATCGGGGGGTTCTCGATCAAAGCGAGTAACGACCGACGGTATACGGAATACCGGTTGGATCCAGGCGAATCCGTCTACGTTCTCGGTCCAGCACGTTCCGACCCCACCGTGAGTGATTCGGCAGGCGAGATAAACGCGGTCATCGGTCGGACAAGTAGACAAGGGCTCATCGAACGAGCTACGAACCGAGTGCTGGGGCGATCGCCGTTTCTCCTTGCCGACGGTACCGAACAGGCGGCGCTCTCTCGTGTGGTAAGACGATCACTTTTCGGATTGACGTCCGGCACGATCATACTCGCTACAGTACTCATTGTATTCAGCATATAG
- a CDS encoding metal ABC transporter substrate-binding protein, with translation MKGYTRRRVLVGAGAAGIGSVAGCLGGSGTDNGSESVGGGNGSNTSSGTSNTSGEQKTAQASFFVFGDFTSQVAGDAATANTLVPVGQHGHGWEPGPQIQGTVLDSDLFVRGMEGFQPWADDLVSSLQGDNADVTVVTVGSNVELLEAGGDHHHHDDEEEGHYENESEGEHEHHEGEHDENESAGNESDQHEPHENESGGADEQHDHEGEGAHHENESGGDHHDHEHDLPSGMDPHFWLDPLRAKTAVGTIEQGFTEIGGGNGDAFSTNADEYRSRLDDLHGSFQSKLKNASKGVVFMLALDFELCISIC, from the coding sequence ATGAAGGGCTACACACGGCGGCGAGTTCTGGTCGGTGCTGGAGCGGCGGGTATCGGTAGCGTCGCTGGCTGTCTCGGTGGGAGCGGGACCGACAACGGGAGCGAATCCGTCGGCGGTGGCAACGGATCGAACACCAGTTCCGGGACGTCGAACACGTCCGGCGAGCAGAAGACGGCACAGGCGTCGTTCTTCGTCTTCGGCGACTTCACCTCGCAGGTCGCCGGCGACGCCGCGACGGCGAACACGCTCGTTCCGGTCGGCCAGCACGGCCACGGCTGGGAGCCTGGACCACAGATACAGGGCACAGTACTCGATTCCGACCTGTTCGTCCGTGGGATGGAGGGGTTCCAACCATGGGCGGACGACCTCGTATCAAGTCTTCAGGGAGACAACGCGGACGTGACGGTCGTCACAGTGGGCTCGAACGTTGAGCTGCTCGAAGCCGGCGGGGATCATCACCACCACGACGACGAGGAAGAAGGCCACTACGAGAACGAGAGCGAAGGCGAGCATGAGCATCACGAAGGTGAACACGACGAAAACGAGAGTGCTGGGAACGAATCCGACCAGCACGAGCCCCACGAAAACGAAAGCGGCGGTGCGGACGAGCAGCACGACCACGAGGGCGAGGGTGCCCATCACGAAAACGAGAGTGGGGGCGATCATCACGACCATGAACACGACCTCCCTAGCGGGATGGACCCGCACTTCTGGCTCGACCCACTCCGTGCCAAGACGGCCGTCGGCACCATCGAGCAGGGATTCACGGAGATCGGTGGTGGTAACGGGGACGCGTTCTCAACCAACGCCGACGAGTACCGGTCGCGACTCGACGACCTCCACGGCAGCTTCCAGTCCAAGCTGAAGAACGCCTCGAAGGGGGTCGTCTTCATGCTTGCTCTCGACTTCGAACTATGTATTTCTATATGCTGA
- a CDS encoding CPBP family intramembrane glutamic endopeptidase, producing the protein MSKNESRVSDRSLEGGSIARFAAAAILTWVIVEVGLRWGGVWVLTDVVGSARGADVILLAVGFPLLAYAIARWGMRRGIAPSDWDYDLSLRAVGFAFVGVVIYYIVVGAASIGYTQFVGTAQSAAASTALAESIGGTLWIAAVLLLANGIVVPITEELAWRGVIQTALMDSYGTYVGGVLTAVAFVGKHLVVDAGASVLRLMSLVVLAFVLCGLRARYGTVSSTVAHLLANSIATMSVVFVAL; encoded by the coding sequence ATGTCGAAGAACGAATCTCGGGTCTCCGATCGGTCCCTGGAGGGAGGCTCAATCGCTCGATTTGCGGCCGCTGCCATCCTGACGTGGGTCATCGTCGAAGTCGGCTTGCGCTGGGGTGGCGTGTGGGTACTCACCGATGTCGTTGGGAGTGCTCGTGGTGCGGACGTGATCCTCCTCGCCGTCGGGTTTCCACTGCTCGCATACGCGATCGCACGATGGGGAATGCGACGGGGGATCGCTCCTTCGGACTGGGATTACGATCTTTCGCTTCGAGCAGTCGGGTTCGCCTTCGTAGGCGTTGTCATCTACTACATCGTCGTCGGGGCGGCATCCATCGGCTACACACAGTTCGTCGGTACAGCCCAATCGGCGGCTGCCAGCACTGCCCTTGCAGAGAGCATCGGTGGGACGCTCTGGATAGCTGCCGTGCTCCTTCTAGCCAACGGGATCGTCGTCCCGATCACCGAAGAACTCGCGTGGAGAGGCGTCATCCAGACGGCCCTCATGGATTCGTACGGCACCTACGTCGGTGGTGTACTCACGGCAGTCGCGTTCGTCGGAAAGCACCTCGTTGTGGACGCCGGTGCTTCGGTTCTCCGGCTGATGTCACTGGTCGTCCTTGCGTTCGTTCTGTGTGGGTTGCGAGCACGGTATGGAACGGTCAGCAGTACCGTCGCCCACCTTCTGGCAAACAGTATTGCAACCATGTCGGTGGTCTTCGTCGCTCTCTGA
- a CDS encoding DUF7351 domain-containing protein, with product MGTYTHAISREAVELDSDCFVCDDPAIATYENGICTVSCANDHLLFRWQVPPTAAATATLPEIVDVAELLARQGMERTLNGYCPECYHAIESAVITESVETPVFRAQCETCGARLVCPAGYALLVDSRVVALYQRHGHDLHEYYLWDLPFIQEKERYRLVEERSACLEIDVSVASETLSVVLDETGHVVNYSLHEK from the coding sequence ATGGGCACGTACACGCACGCGATCTCGAGGGAGGCGGTAGAACTGGATAGCGACTGTTTCGTTTGCGACGATCCGGCCATCGCGACGTACGAGAACGGGATCTGCACGGTCTCCTGCGCCAACGACCATCTCCTGTTTCGCTGGCAGGTCCCACCGACCGCCGCCGCTACTGCAACGCTTCCTGAGATCGTCGACGTAGCGGAGTTGTTGGCACGACAGGGGATGGAGCGAACGCTCAATGGCTACTGTCCGGAATGCTACCACGCCATCGAGTCGGCGGTGATAACCGAATCGGTAGAAACACCCGTCTTTCGTGCCCAGTGTGAAACCTGTGGTGCACGGTTGGTCTGTCCCGCTGGATACGCCCTCTTGGTGGACTCGCGCGTCGTAGCACTGTATCAGAGACATGGACACGACCTCCACGAGTACTATCTCTGGGATCTCCCGTTCATCCAAGAGAAGGAGCGATATAGGCTCGTCGAGGAGCGTTCGGCATGTCTCGAGATCGATGTCTCCGTGGCGAGTGAAACGCTCTCGGTAGTGCTCGACGAGACGGGGCACGTCGTCAACTACTCCCTTCACGAGAAATGA
- a CDS encoding helix-turn-helix domain-containing protein → MRELVFALEYEPDRNRVADALADHPEAAIRSLSLHVTRDRLWRVDHATGTSDALAAIEDAFLEGDYYADCLATDDCNATQTTQVLDRTAETLVLYSYWERTPLCASIPHIARDHLGDGLLFDTRHEGRHYTWRIIHSGEGSVSGFFDELETVVGDCARMEMLRTAVASPSVDDTATGTDELSPEQQAAVQAAVEHGYYESPREIDVSGLAEHLHVPRSTLTYRLRRAEEHLAKRHVAREQLPDEPSPAL, encoded by the coding sequence ATGCGTGAACTCGTCTTCGCCCTCGAATACGAACCGGACCGCAATCGGGTAGCCGATGCGCTCGCTGACCATCCGGAGGCCGCGATCCGCTCGCTCTCGTTGCACGTCACTCGGGACCGACTCTGGCGCGTCGACCATGCGACGGGAACATCCGATGCCCTCGCTGCCATCGAAGACGCGTTTCTCGAGGGCGACTACTACGCCGACTGTCTCGCCACCGACGACTGTAACGCAACGCAGACTACACAGGTCCTCGACCGGACCGCCGAAACGCTCGTTCTCTATTCGTACTGGGAACGGACCCCGCTCTGTGCGTCGATCCCCCACATCGCACGTGACCACCTCGGCGACGGGTTGCTGTTCGATACGCGCCACGAGGGCCGCCACTACACCTGGCGGATCATCCACTCCGGCGAAGGGAGCGTGAGCGGATTCTTCGACGAACTCGAAACAGTAGTCGGTGATTGCGCCCGGATGGAGATGCTTCGAACGGCGGTCGCCTCCCCGTCGGTAGACGATACCGCTACCGGAACCGACGAACTCTCACCCGAACAGCAGGCAGCGGTTCAGGCCGCCGTCGAACACGGCTACTACGAATCCCCGCGGGAGATCGACGTCAGTGGGCTGGCCGAACATCTCCACGTCCCCCGTTCGACGCTCACCTACCGACTCAGACGGGCCGAAGAACACCTCGCGAAGCGCCACGTCGCCCGCGAGCAGCTGCCGGACGAGCCATCGCCAGCGCTCTGA
- a CDS encoding heavy metal translocating P-type ATPase, with the protein MTDRVDSADQASDSEAGSELSARLTVPEMDCPSCAQKVDKSLQRVDGVVETALQPTTGTATVTYDPERTAEAEVVAAIEGAGYEVTGSGNGSEGGADSGMSIAPPSEIWTSSRAIKTWVGAGFLVFGLLFEFILAGQNVDIATVLSSPLGLSDGLFLVAIAVSGSPVVRSGYYSARNLSLDIDLLMGTAIIAATGIGYFVEAATLAVLFSIAELLEDYAMDRARDSLRELMELSPDEATVRRDGEEVTVPTEDVAVGETVIVRPGEKIPLDGTVLDGESAVDESPITGESVPVDKSDGADVYAGSLTEEGYLEVEVTSKAGDSTLSRIIEMVQVAQENKTDQEQFVDRFSGYYTPLVVVLAILTAVVPPLALGWPWETWFVRGLTLLVIACPCAFVISTPVSVVSGITSAAKNGVLIKGGNHLEAMGAVDAVALDKTGTLTKGELTVTQVVPLGDHTETDVLRYGASLERRSEHPIAEAILVRTDEAGLTDLPTPSEFESLTGRGIRAEIDGETYYAGKPALFEELGFDLSQTRGATDGGTIPDGVSRSSPSEQEAFDTNVLAELQDEGRTVVLVGTETELIGAVAVADEVRPTSQRAVEQLHECGVDHVVMLTGDNEGTARAIAEQVGVDEYRAGLLPDEKVAAIEDLQAVRGNVAMVGDGINDAPALVAADVGIAMGAAGTDTALETADIALMGDDVGNLPYLYRLSRTANDVVRQNIWTSLGVKALLAVGVPLGYVSVALAVVVGDMGMSLGVTGNAMRLSRLKPSDDR; encoded by the coding sequence ATGACCGACCGCGTGGATTCCGCCGACCAAGCGAGCGACTCCGAGGCAGGATCGGAGCTATCCGCTCGTCTCACCGTTCCGGAGATGGACTGTCCCTCCTGTGCACAGAAGGTCGACAAGAGCCTCCAACGTGTCGACGGTGTCGTCGAAACGGCGCTCCAACCGACGACCGGCACGGCCACCGTAACCTACGACCCCGAACGTACCGCCGAGGCTGAGGTGGTCGCAGCTATCGAAGGAGCGGGCTACGAGGTTACCGGCAGCGGAAATGGTTCTGAGGGAGGTGCGGATAGCGGGATGAGCATCGCCCCGCCGTCTGAGATATGGACGAGTTCTCGCGCGATCAAGACGTGGGTTGGGGCGGGATTCCTCGTGTTCGGGCTTCTCTTCGAATTTATCCTCGCCGGGCAGAACGTGGATATAGCGACCGTTCTCAGCTCACCGTTGGGCCTTTCGGATGGGCTCTTTCTCGTCGCGATCGCTGTCAGCGGCTCTCCAGTCGTTCGTAGTGGGTACTACTCGGCGCGAAACCTGAGTCTCGATATCGACTTGCTGATGGGGACGGCGATCATCGCGGCCACGGGTATCGGCTACTTCGTCGAGGCGGCGACGCTCGCGGTCCTGTTCAGTATCGCGGAGCTCCTCGAGGACTACGCGATGGACAGGGCACGGGACTCGCTTCGTGAACTGATGGAACTCTCGCCGGACGAGGCTACGGTCCGCCGGGACGGCGAGGAGGTGACCGTGCCGACCGAGGACGTGGCGGTGGGGGAGACCGTGATCGTCCGCCCTGGCGAGAAGATCCCGCTCGACGGAACCGTTCTCGACGGCGAGAGCGCCGTCGACGAGTCACCGATCACCGGGGAGAGCGTCCCCGTCGACAAATCCGACGGCGCGGACGTCTACGCTGGAAGCCTTACCGAGGAGGGCTATCTCGAAGTAGAAGTCACCTCGAAAGCGGGCGACTCGACGCTCTCACGCATCATCGAGATGGTACAGGTAGCCCAGGAGAACAAGACCGACCAAGAGCAGTTCGTCGACCGGTTTTCGGGGTACTATACGCCCCTGGTCGTCGTCCTCGCGATCCTCACAGCAGTAGTCCCACCGCTCGCGCTCGGGTGGCCCTGGGAGACGTGGTTCGTCCGTGGGTTGACCCTGCTCGTCATCGCGTGTCCGTGCGCGTTCGTCATCTCGACACCTGTTTCGGTCGTCTCCGGCATCACGAGCGCGGCGAAGAACGGCGTGCTGATCAAGGGCGGGAACCACCTCGAAGCGATGGGCGCGGTCGATGCCGTCGCGCTGGACAAGACGGGCACGCTCACCAAAGGAGAACTCACGGTCACCCAAGTCGTTCCGCTGGGAGACCACACCGAGACGGACGTTCTCAGATACGGGGCAAGTCTGGAACGACGGAGCGAACATCCCATCGCCGAGGCGATCCTCGTCCGGACGGACGAAGCCGGTCTCACTGACCTCCCGACGCCATCGGAGTTCGAGAGCTTGACTGGAAGGGGCATTCGAGCCGAGATCGATGGCGAGACGTATTACGCAGGCAAACCGGCGCTGTTCGAGGAGCTCGGTTTCGACCTCTCCCAGACCCGTGGCGCGACCGACGGGGGTACTATCCCGGATGGCGTCTCCCGAAGTAGTCCGTCAGAGCAGGAAGCGTTCGATACGAACGTGCTCGCCGAACTCCAAGACGAAGGGCGGACGGTGGTTCTCGTTGGCACGGAAACCGAGTTGATCGGGGCGGTCGCGGTCGCCGACGAAGTCCGCCCGACCTCGCAGCGTGCCGTCGAGCAACTACACGAATGTGGCGTCGACCACGTCGTGATGCTCACTGGTGACAACGAGGGAACGGCGCGAGCCATCGCCGAGCAGGTCGGTGTCGACGAGTACCGTGCGGGACTGCTCCCGGACGAGAAGGTGGCTGCTATCGAGGATCTGCAGGCGGTACGTGGCAACGTCGCGATGGTCGGGGATGGCATCAACGACGCACCCGCACTCGTCGCCGCCGACGTCGGGATCGCGATGGGCGCAGCAGGGACGGATACGGCACTCGAAACCGCCGACATCGCCTTGATGGGGGACGACGTTGGGAATCTCCCGTATCTCTACAGGCTCTCACGAACGGCGAACGACGTGGTCCGCCAGAACATCTGGACGAGCCTCGGTGTGAAGGCACTGCTGGCCGTCGGTGTCCCGCTGGGATACGTGAGCGTTGCACTCGCGGTCGTGGTCGGCGATATGGGGATGAGCCTCGGGGTGACGGGCAACGCGATGCGACTCTCACGCCTGAAACCCAGCGACGACCGATAG